The nucleotide sequence TCGAGCCGGATCAGCTCGGCGCCGCAGGCCACGATCGGCGTTTCCATCCGTCCGCCGCGCGAGACCACCAGCGCGCGATGGCCGGCGGCGGTGAGCGCCTCGGCGACCTGTACGGTGCCAAGCTCCGCCCCGCCCGACTCCAGCGCCGGGATGATCTGCATCACGGTCAGCCGCCCGTTGGGACCGGCCGTCTCGTGTCCTGGCTGCTCCATGGACCCAAACCTCGGCCCCCGGCCTCTGACCTTACTTCCCCGCCTCTTGCGGGCGCGCCATGCCTCAGGCATTCCGGCCGCTTCAAGTCGGGATTTGACAGTGGACGTGTGACATGGACGGCGATGATCTGCAATTCCTTGCTGTCGGTACCGGTGCAGCCAAGCGCGAAATCGCGGTGCGCGCCGCCGCCGGCCGCGGCCCGATGGTGTTGTGGTGCGGCGGGTTCCGGTCGGACATGGGCGGCACCAAGGCGGTCCACCTCGCCGCGTGGGCGGCGTCGGCCGGCCGGGCCTATGTCCGCTTCGATTATTCCGGCCACGGCGAGTCCGAAGGCCGGTTCGAGGACGGCACCATCGGCCGCTGGGCGGAGGAGGCGCAGGCGGTGCTCGACGCCTTCTGTCCGGGCGAGACCGTGGTGGTGGGCTCCTCGATGGGGGGCTGGGTCGCGCTGCTGCTCGCCCGCGCCCTCCTGGCCGAGCCGGGGCGGCTCAAGGGCATGGTGCTGGTGGCGCCCGCGCCCGACTTCACCGAGGACCTGATGTGGCCCAAGCTGCCGCCCGAGGGCCGGCGCGCGGTGATGGAGGCGGGGGCATGGCTGGCGCCCTCGCAATACGGCGAGGAGCCCTATCCCATCACCCGCGGGCTGATCGAAGACGGCCGCACCCACCTCCTGCTCGGCGAGGTGGTGCGCACCGGCTGCCCGGTGCGCATCCTGCAGGGCATGGCCGATCCCGACGTGCCCTGGCAGCACACCATGACGCTGGTCGAGCGGCTTGCCCAGGACGACGCCGCGCTGACCCTGATCAAGGACGGCGACCACCGGCTGTCGCGGCCGGAAGACCTCACGCTACTGGTGCGCGCGGTCGAGGATGTGAGCGCCTGACCGACTCTTAACCTCGTCATCCCGGCCGAGGCGTCCACCGAGAGCCGGGATCGTGTTCGAGAAAGGCCCCTTCCTGCCAACGGTCCCGGATCGCGGGCCTGCGGCCCTTGTCCGGGACGACAGCCTGAGCCGCGTCGTCCCGGGTCGCGCGCCTGAAGGTGATTGCGCCGCAAACCCACCGCGTCTCGACAGTCTCCGGCGTGCCGGATAGGACGACGGCTCTGCCATGCCCCATCGCGCCCACCGGAGCCGTTCATGCCGATCCGCCCCGACACGGTCGCCTCGACCGTGCTGCTTGCGCTGCTGACGTCGCTGGCGGCGCTGTCGACCGACATGTATCTGCCCTCGCTGCCCTCGATCGCCGGCGAACTGGCGGCGGCGGCGTCCGACGTGCAGCTCACGTTGTCGGCCTTCCTGGTCGGCTTCGCTCTCGGCCAGGTGGTCTACGGCCCGCTGTCGGATCGCTACGGCCGCAAGCCGGTGCTGCTGGCCGGACTTGCCATCTACGTCGCCGCCAGCGCCGCCTGCGCCATGGCGACCTCGGTCGAGATGCTGATCGCGGCGCGGTTCGTCCAGGCCATCGGCGCGTGCGGGCCGATGGTGATCGGCCGCGCCATCGTGCGCGACCTCTACAGCGGCGCCCGCGCCGGCCAGGAGCTGGCGCGGATGGGCTCGATCATGGGCCTGGTGCCGGCGGTGGCGCCGGTGCTGGGCGGCATCCTGGAAATGACGTTCGGCTGGCGCAGCAGTTTCCTGGTGATGCTGACCTATGGCGTGGCCGCCAGCGCCGCGGTGCTGCTGGCCTTGCCGGAGACGCTGACGCGGCGGGCGCCGGAGGTGCCCTCCCCGCTCGCCATCGCGCGGGTGTTCGGCGTCATCCTGCGCGACGGCGGCTTCCGCGGCTATCTCGGCATCGTCGTCACCGTCTATGCCGGGCTGTTCGCCTGGATATCGGGCTCGTCCTTCGTGCTGCAGGGCCTTTACGGCTTCAGCCAGATCGCCTTCGGCGCGGCGTTCTCGGTCGGCGTGCTCGGCTATGTCGCCGGCACGGTGATCGCGACCCGGCTCAACCCCGCCATCGGCATCGACCGCACCGTCGGGCTCGGCACCGCGGCGAGCGCGCTCGGCGGCGTCGCCATGCTCGCCGTGGTGCTGACGCCGATCGAAGCGCCGATGCTGATCGTCGCGGCGATGGTGATCTACATGCTGGGGTTCGGGCTGTCGTTCCCGAGCGCCATCGCCGGGGCGTTGATTCCGTTTCCCGACCGGGCCGGGGCGGCATCCTCGCTGGTCGGCTTCGCCCAGATGACGTTCGGCGCCGTGGTCGGGGTGTGGATCGGCCACTCGCTGGGGGCGACCGCGCTGCCGATGGCCGCGACGATCGCCGGCTCCGGCCTCGCCGCCGCGGCAACGTGGCGACTCACGCGAGCCGACCGCATCCATGAGCGGGGGTGAGGCGTAACCTCGGCGCCGGTCGTTCCCGGCCGAGCGGGGCGCAGCCACGCGAGGGAAGAGGACCCATCTTGAATGCAAGCGGGCCTCGGATGTTCTTCGTCTACATGCTCGCCAGCAAGCCCAATGGCACGCTCTACATCGGCGTGACGCGCGACGTCATCCGCCGCGTCCATCAGCACCGGACCAAAGCGGTGCCCGGCTTCACCGCCAAGTACGGCGTCACCCGCCTCGTCTATGTCGAGACCTTCGATGGTCCGGAGAGCGCAATCGGAGCATTTTCCGCAAAAGTGGGCACCGGTTTTGCGGAAGAAAATGCGACAAACCAAAGCCAAAGCCGCGAAAAGCAGCTCAAGGGCTGGAACCGGGCGTGGAAAATCCGGCTGATCGAACAGGCGAACCCTTCGTGGCGGGATCTGTTCGAGGAATTGGCCGGTTGATGCGCCGGGTTGACAGAAAATGGGTCCCCTTCCCTCGCATCGCTTCGCGATGCTCGCCGGGGACGACGGCGGCGGGTGTTGTTATGGCGAAGTTCACATTTTGGCTGATTTAGGGTTTTGACTTCCATCTTTTCCAGAGAGACACGGAGCTGGTCATTGTGGGATCTCTCCCCAGCCATTTTTCGCAAATAGGTCTCTCCACATATCGAGCACCGACGTAGAGAAGACCGAGTAGGGCCGGTCATCACCGTCCGGGCCTTGTATTTTCACGGTCTCGGTCCCGCCGAACGGCCCCTCCCCGAATCGGCCCATTCCATAACCTGTGCCGCTGACAAATGTATTTGCGGCGTGGGTCGGAGCTCCAAGTGTTTTGGGTACAGCACGAAGCTCCAAGTGCTTTAAGCTGTTAGCCACCCCACGAATAATGCCAAAGCTTGAGTCTTCAGATTCGAGTATATTTGCAAATTCTTTTTCATCCTTTGCTTTTTTCTCAGATCCGAAAGGCCCAATGAAATTTAGAGACCCTATTGTCTTATTCGAATGAAATACCCAGTCCACCAAGTGGAATAAATCAATCGCATCATGAAAGGCTAGCCTGATATTTGCCGAATCATTCATGAATTCTGAATGATCTGGCACGAGCACCTTGTCTATAAAGGCTTGAACAGAATCGATTTTGAAACACACGTTTCGTTCCTCACCCATCCACCTTCAAGGCCGCAATGAACGCCTCCTGCGGGATCTCGACCTTGCCGAACTGGCGCATGCGCTTCTTGCCCTCCTTCTGCTTGTCGAGCAGCTTGCGCTTGCGGGAGATGTCGCCGCCGTAGCACTTGGCGGTGACGTCCTTGCGGAAGGCGCGCACGGTCTCGCGCGCCACGATCTTGCCGCCGATCGCCGCCTGGATCGGCACCTGGAACATGTGCGGCGGGATCAGCTCCTTCAGCTTCTCGCACATCGCCCGGCCTCTGCCCTCGGCTCTGGCGCGATGCACCAGCATCGCCAGCGCGTCGACCGGCTCGGCATTGACCAGGATCTGCATCTTGACGAGGTCGCCGGTGCGGTAGCCGGTGATGTGGTAGTCGAACGAGGCGTAGCCGCGCGACACCGACTTCAGCCGGTCGTAGAAATCGAACACCACCTCGTTCAGCGGCAGCGCATAGCGCACCATGGCGCGCGCGCCGACATAGGATAGATCGAGCTGCTCGCCGCGACGGTCCTGGCACAGCTTGAGCACCGAGCCGAGATAATCATCCGGCGTCAGAATGGTGGCCTCGATCCACGGCTCGGCGATGTCCGACACCTTGACCGGATCGGGCATGTCGGCCGGGTTGTGCAGCTCGATCACATCGCCATTGGTCAGGCTGATCTTGTAGACCACCGACGGTGCGGTGGCGATGAGGTCGAGGTTGAACTCGCGCTCCAGCCGCTCCTGGATGATTTCGAGGTGGAGCAGGCCGAGGAAGCCGCAGCGGAAGCCGAAGCCGAGCGCGGCCGAGGTTTCCATCTCGTAGGTGAAGCTGGCATCGTTGAGCCGAAGCCGGCCCATCGCCGCGCGCAGCGCCTCGAAATCGGCGGCATCGACCGGAAACAGCCCGCAGAACACCACCGGCTGGGCCGGCTTGAAACCCGGCAGGGCGAAAGCGGTCTGGCGCTTTTCGTCGGTAATGGTGTCGCCGACCCGAGTGTCGGCCACCTCCTTGATCGAGCCGGTGAGGAAGCCGATCTCGCCGGGGCCGAGCACGTCGGTATCCTTCATCTTGGGCGCGAACACGCCGACCTTGTCGACCTCGTAGCTCGCACCGGTGCCGATCATGCGGATCTTCTGACCGCGCCTCAGTTCGCCATCGACGACGCGCACCAGCACCACCACGCCGAGATAGGCGTCGTACCAGGAATCGACCAAGAGCGCCTTGAGCGGCTCGGCGCGGTCGCCCTTGGGCGGCGGCAGCCGGTTGACGATGGCCTCCAGCACGTCGGGCACGCCGAGCCCGGTCTTGGCCGAGATCATCACCGCCTCGGAGGCATCGAGGCCGATGACGTCCTCGATCTGCGCCTTGACCTTGTCGGGCTCGGCCGCCGGCAAATCGACCTTGTTCAGCACCGGCACGATGTCGTGGCCGGCGTCGATGGCGTGGTAGACGTTGGCCAGGGTCTGGGCCTCCACCCCCTGCGAGGCGTCGACCACCAGCAGCGAGCCCTCGCAGGCGGCCAGCGAACGGGAGACCTCATAGGCGAAGTCAACGTGCCCTGGGGTGTCGATCAGATTAAGAATATAGTCCTTGCCGTTCTTGGCGCGGTAGGCCAGCCGCACCGTCTGGGCCTTGATGGTGATGCCGCGCTCGCGCTCGATGTCCATCGAATCGAGCACCTGCTCGACCATGTCGCGCTCGGCCAGCGTGCCGGTGAGCTGGATCAGCCGGTCGGACAGGGTGGACTTGCCATGGTCGATGTGGGCGACGATGGTGAAGTTGCGGATGTGGTCGATCGGGGGCGCGGTCATGCGCGCGGGGATAGCATCCGCGTTCGCCGAATCAAAGCGCCGCGCAGCCCTGCCATGCGGGTTTTGCCGTGGAGACCAGCGTCGCCAAGGCCGGGCGCTTTTCCCGGACGGCCGGAGAACCGAGGAGAGAGCATGCCGCTCAACATCGTCTTCATGGGCACGCCCGACTTTTCGGTGCCGACGCTGGCCGAGCTCATCGGCCATGGCCATCAGGTCCGCGCCGTCTACACCCGCGCGCCGGCGCCGGCCGGCCGCGGCATGGCGCTGACCAAAAGTCCGGTGCACCAGCTCGCCGACCAGTTCGGCATCCCGGTGCTGCACCCCAAGACGCTGCGCACTGAAGAGGCGCAGGAGACCTTCCGCGGCCATGGCGCCGACGTCGCGGTGGTGGTGGCCTATGGCCTGATTCTGCCGACGCCCGTGCTGGAGGCGCCGGTGTACGGCTGCCTCAACCTCCACGGCTCGATTCTGCCGCGCTGGCGCGGCGCCGCCCCGATCCAGCGCGCGGTGATGGCGGGCGACGCCGAGACCGCGGTGATGGTGATGAAGATGGACGAGGGGCTGGATACCGGCCCGGTCGCCATGGCCGAGCGCTTCGCCATCACGCCGGACGACACCGCCGGCGACGTCCACGACCGCATGATGGCGCTCGGCGCCGACCTGATGGTGCGGGCGCTCGCGGCACTTGAGCGCGGCGGGCTGACCTTCTCTCCTCAGGCCGAGGCCGGCGTCACCTACGCCAAGAAGATCGAGAAGACCGAGACCCGCATCGACTGGGCGAGGTCGGCGGCGGAGGTCCACAACCACATCCGCGGCCTCAGCCCCTTCCCCGGCGCCTGGTTCGAGCTGGACGGGGTGCGGGTCAAGGTGCTGCGTGCGGCCCGGGCCGAGGGCAGCGGCGCGCCCGGCACCGTGCTTGACGACCGCCTGACCGTCGCCTGCGGCAGCGGCGCGGTGCGCCTGATCGACTTGCAGCGCGCCGGCAAGGCGCCGATGGCGGCCGAGGTGTTTTTGCGCGGCACGCCGGTGGCGGCCGGCGCCGGTTTCGGCTGAGCGGCGGGACGACGGTTGTATTTTTCCTGAAGCGGCATTCCGCATCAGCATTGGCGAACCCCGCCCCTTCCCGGTTAGGATGCGGTCCCGATGAGCGACACCCAGACCAACGGAACCTCCGGCGTGGATTCGAGTACCCCCCCGGCCGCTGGCGCGTTGCGCCGCGAGTTGATGATCATCAACAAGCGCGGCCTGCACGCCCGTGCCTCGGCCAAGTTCGTGATGCTGGCGGAAACCTTCGACGCCGAAATCACCGTCTCGCGCGCCGGCGAGACGGTCGGCGGCACCTCGATCATGGGCCTGATGATGCTGGCGGCAGCGCCCGGCACCTCGATCGAGATCACCGCCCACGGGCCGCAGGCGAGTGAGGCGATGGACGCCTTGAGCGCGCTGGTGACCGACAAGTTCGGCGAAGGCGAGTAACGCCCGCCGCGACCTGGGCCACCTCGGGCCGAGCGGCGCCAGCGGACGGCTGCGCTGCTGCAGCGGCGCCGGCAGACGTGATCGGTGGCGGCCGCCCGAGTCGGCATAAAGAAATCTTTATATGTTTATTGACTTGGTTTGACGGTCTGCTAGACGAGGCAGCAACCGGCGGCCGGGCTGTTCCCGCCGCACCGTTTCCGAAAACCTTGAGGGGATCATGAGCAAGGATTACGTGGTCAGGGACATTGGTCTCGCCGAGTGGGGCCGCAAGGAAATCGACATCGCCGAGACCGAAATGCCCGGCCTGATGGTGACCCGTGCCGAGTACGGCCCGGCGCAGCCCTTGAAGGGCGCCCGCATCGCCGGCTCGCTGCACATGACCATCCAGACCGCGGTGCTGATCGAGACGCTGGCCGCGCTCGGCGCCGACATCCGCTGGGCGTCGTGCAACATCTACTCGACCCAGGACCACGCCGCCGCCGCCATCGCCGACCGCGGCATTCCGGTGTTCGCCGTCAAGGGCGAAAGCCTGGAAGACTACTGGGAATACACCCATAAGATCTTCGAGTGGGCCGACGGCGGCGTGCCCAACATGATCCTCGACGACGGCGGCGACGCGACGCTGCTGGTTCACCTCGGCTTGCGCGCCGAGCAGGGCGACACCGCGTTCCTCGACGGCGCCACCAATGAGGAAGAGGAAGTGCTGTTCGCCGCCATCAAGCGGCGCCTCAAGCACAAGCCGGGCTGGTACTCCAAGCTCGCCGGCTCGATCCGCGGCGTCACCGAGGAGACCACGACCGGCGTCCACCGCCTCTACATCATGGAGCGCGAAGGCAAGCTGCTGTTCCCGGCGATCAACGTCAATGACAGCGTGACGAAGTCGAAGTTCGACAATCTCTATGGCTGCCGCGAATCGCTGGTCGACGGCATCCGCCGCGGCACCGACGTGATGATGGCCGGCAAGGTGGCGATGGTTGCCGGCTTCGGCGACGTCGGCAAGGGCTCGGCCGCCTCGCTGCGCCAGGCCGGCTGCCGGGTGCTGGTGTCGGAAATCGACCCGATCTGCGCCCTGCAGGCGGCGATGGAGGGCTACGAGGTCACCACGATGGAGGACGCCGCTGCTCGCGCCGACATCTTCGTCACCGCCACCGGCAACCTCGACGTCATCACCATCGACCACATGCGGGCGATGAAGGACCGGGCGATCGTCTGCAACATCGGCCATTTCGATTCCGAGATTCAGGTGGCCTCGCTCAAGAACCTCAAGTGGCACAACGTCAAGCCGCAGGTCGACGAGATCGAGTTCCCGGAAGGAAAGCGCATCATCCTTTTGTCGGAAGGCCGCCTGGTGAACCTCGGCAACGCCATGGGCCACCCGAGCTTCGTGATGAGCGCCTCGTTCACCAACCAGACGCTGGCGCAGATCGAGCTGTTCACCAAGCCGGGCCAGTACGACAAGAAGGTCTACACCCTGCCCAAGCACCTCGATGAGAAGGTGGCGCGGCTGCACCTCGACAAGATCGGCGTGAAGCTGACGAAGCTGTCCGAAAAGCAGGCCACCTACATCGACGTTCCGGTGGCCGGCCCCTACAAGCCGGACCATTACCGCTACTGACAACGCCACGGCCGACGGCGGCATCCGCCACCGTCGGCCGTGCCATCTTCGCCGCCTCGCGCGGCCGGCGAACGCGGCCGGGACGGACCCGTGCCCGCGCTGGCGCGACACCTTCCGGATTGCGCCAGCAGGTCCGGACACGCCTCTTGGCTTGAGGTACCGCAGATCGATTGTTGCGGCGCCAACATCCGAACTCAGGCCGATCGTCCCATCGGTCGCTCGCCGAAACCACCGTCCGATCAAGAATTTTCCGCGAGGTCGCCGGGGATCACGGTGACCAGCCGGAATCTGTTTCCGGTCGTCCTGCTCGCCTCGATCCTCGCGCAGCCATGATCGGCGATGGCGCGCGGACGCGCCCCACCGCGCCGACCGGTCGCATCGGGCGTGCCGGCGCGTCGCCGAAGTCGCCTCCGCGCATCGCCAAACGCCGCCCTGCGTCCACGGCTCGCTCGTGTGATTTCGGCTGCCCTCACCCGCCCGGCACGTTCGCGGTCCGCGATGGCATAGGGTCGCGCGGGCGGGCCCGCCCCTGGCGCGGTGCGAACGGCCGCTGCGGAAGCGCCGCTGTGGATTTCTACGCCTTGATGACAATTCGCACCGCCAACCGGGCGAAGAGACCTTGAAATGCCCGGATCAAGCCGGTATGGAACCGACCTCTCGGCGGTGCCGAGACAGGCGCCCGTAGCTCAGCTGGATAGAGCACCAGACTACGAATCTGGGGGTCAGAGGTTCGAATCCTTTCGGGCGCGCCATTTCAGTACAGAACTCTGAACACCGACTACGCTCGGTTTTCCGCCTGAGGCGGCGACCAGGGTGCGCAGTAGCTCGGATTTTGATTCCATGATGCGGACTTCCTTGTCGGCGACCCCGACACGCTGCGCCAGGGCGCGCAGGTGGTCGCGGCGGTAGCCGCGGTTTTCCAGCCGCATACGCTGGCGGGCCGTGCAGGCGAAGGTCCTGACCATATCAGGGCCGACAGCCTGATTGCCGGCATGGTCGAGCGCGGCCTGGGCGCGCTCGGCGTCGGCGCCGGCTTGCTCCCGAACCACCTTGAGACCGGCGATGCGCTCCTTCAGGCCGGGAGCGTCGAGATCGGCGACGCCGGATTCGATGGCGTCGAAGAGCCTGTTGAGCCGCTGGTCGGTCTCGGTGATGCGCTTGTTGCGTTCGAACGGCGGCGCGCATCATGGCGACAGCAGGCTCAACGCTGTTGCCACCGGCAGATAGAGGGTGCGTGGCCGCCGGATCAAAGGCGTGAAGCCGAGGGCCGCGTAGAAGGCCGCTGCCGTGTCGTCGATGGCGTCGGCGAACATGGCGTGCGCGCCGATCGGTGCGGTCGCCACCGTCTTGATGGCGTCGAGCAGCAGGGCTTCTCCAAGCCCTCGTCCAGCGTAGTCGCAATGCCGCCCAAGCCAGCCGATCAGTACCGCCGGAACGGTCGGATAGCTCAGCTCGCGCTCGGCCGCCATCTGGAGTCGCCGCGCCAACGCCGCGAGCCGGCGCCCGGCGCGATGCGGCCGACATGTAGCCGCTCAACACCCTTGACGAACAGAAATACGTAGACGATTTTCAGACATGCTTCGAATTTGTTGCTTTTAGTGAAACAAAAGAAAATTCCAGTGAAGGAACGGCATAATTTTCCCACCCCGTCATCAAATGAAATGATTCCAATCCTGCAGGGAAAGCGATGATGCGAGAAATCATGACGTTCCTGCTGCGGACCGGATTCCCGCATAAGCGCGCGGCCATGCGATCAGCGGGCCTGTCAGTCGCTCGCGCCAACCGAGGCACGGGCGGTGCCGGCGTGGTGCGCACACTCGTCGTCGCCGGCGTTCTGACCGCGTTTCCTCTTGCGAGCCCGTTTGTGCGTGCGGAAATCGTCGTGACGCATGGCGGCGGAACGACGACCCTGCCCGACCGCCCCCAGCGGGTGCTCGTCTTTGATCCGGCGGCCCTCGACACCCTGGACAAACTGGGCGTGGAGGTGACGGGCGTGCCGGGCTCGAACCTGCCCGACTACCTCGCCGGATATCGCGACCCCCGCTACCTCAAGATCGGCACCCTGTTCGAGCCCGACTACGAGGCCGTCGCCGCAGCCACGCCCGATCTCATCATCGTCGGCGCACGCTCGGCGGCAAAGCGCCGGGACCTTTCTTCGATCGCGCCCACCATCAACCTCGCCGTCGAGGATCGCCATTTCGTGGACGGCGTGAAACGCAATGTGGAGACCCTCGGCCGTGTCTTCGGCAAGGAGGCGGAGGCTTCGGCGCTGCTGTCGCGCATCGACGGGGCGGTGGCGCGCGTGCGTGCCGATGCGCCCGGCGCAGGCACGGCGCTGATGGTGATGGTCAACGGCGGCAAGCTCACCGCCTACGGGCCCGGATCCCGCTTCGGCTGGCTGCACGACGAACTCGGGGTGAAGCCGGCGATCGCCGAAGTGAAGGCCGCCACCCATGGCGAGGTGATCTCCTTCGAGTTCCTCCTGAAGACCGACCCCGACTGGCTGCTGGTGCTCGACCGCGATGCCGCCGTCGGGCGCAGCACCGAGGCGGCTCGCAAGGTGCTGGACAACGACCTCATCGCCGCCACCCGCGCCGCCAAGGCGGGTCGCATCCTCTATCTCGACCCGGTGCGCTGGTACATCACGGGCGGCGGCGGCGCGGCGTTCGCCACCATCGCCGAA is from Blastochloris viridis and encodes:
- a CDS encoding siderophore ABC transporter substrate-binding protein, with product MTFLLRTGFPHKRAAMRSAGLSVARANRGTGGAGVVRTLVVAGVLTAFPLASPFVRAEIVVTHGGGTTTLPDRPQRVLVFDPAALDTLDKLGVEVTGVPGSNLPDYLAGYRDPRYLKIGTLFEPDYEAVAAATPDLIIVGARSAAKRRDLSSIAPTINLAVEDRHFVDGVKRNVETLGRVFGKEAEASALLSRIDGAVARVRADAPGAGTALMVMVNGGKLTAYGPGSRFGWLHDELGVKPAIAEVKAATHGEVISFEFLLKTDPDWLLVLDRDAAVGRSTEAARKVLDNDLIAATRAAKAGRILYLDPVRWYITGGGGAAFATIAEDLALALEAGRSQ
- a CDS encoding HPr family phosphocarrier protein — encoded protein: MIINKRGLHARASAKFVMLAETFDAEITVSRAGETVGGTSIMGLMMLAAAPGTSIEITAHGPQASEAMDALSALVTDKFGEGE
- the ahcY gene encoding adenosylhomocysteinase, which codes for MSKDYVVRDIGLAEWGRKEIDIAETEMPGLMVTRAEYGPAQPLKGARIAGSLHMTIQTAVLIETLAALGADIRWASCNIYSTQDHAAAAIADRGIPVFAVKGESLEDYWEYTHKIFEWADGGVPNMILDDGGDATLLVHLGLRAEQGDTAFLDGATNEEEEVLFAAIKRRLKHKPGWYSKLAGSIRGVTEETTTGVHRLYIMEREGKLLFPAINVNDSVTKSKFDNLYGCRESLVDGIRRGTDVMMAGKVAMVAGFGDVGKGSAASLRQAGCRVLVSEIDPICALQAAMEGYEVTTMEDAAARADIFVTATGNLDVITIDHMRAMKDRAIVCNIGHFDSEIQVASLKNLKWHNVKPQVDEIEFPEGKRIILLSEGRLVNLGNAMGHPSFVMSASFTNQTLAQIELFTKPGQYDKKVYTLPKHLDEKVARLHLDKIGVKLTKLSEKQATYIDVPVAGPYKPDHYRY
- a CDS encoding GNAT family N-acetyltransferase, with translation MAAERELSYPTVPAVLIGWLGRHCDYAGRGLGEALLLDAIKTVATAPIGAHAMFADAIDDTAAAFYAALGFTPLIRRPRTLYLPVATALSLLSP
- a CDS encoding GIY-YIG nuclease family protein, producing the protein MFFVYMLASKPNGTLYIGVTRDVIRRVHQHRTKAVPGFTAKYGVTRLVYVETFDGPESAIGAFSAKVGTGFAEENATNQSQSREKQLKGWNRAWKIRLIEQANPSWRDLFEELAG
- the fmt gene encoding methionyl-tRNA formyltransferase, with the translated sequence MPLNIVFMGTPDFSVPTLAELIGHGHQVRAVYTRAPAPAGRGMALTKSPVHQLADQFGIPVLHPKTLRTEEAQETFRGHGADVAVVVAYGLILPTPVLEAPVYGCLNLHGSILPRWRGAAPIQRAVMAGDAETAVMVMKMDEGLDTGPVAMAERFAITPDDTAGDVHDRMMALGADLMVRALAALERGGLTFSPQAEAGVTYAKKIEKTETRIDWARSAAEVHNHIRGLSPFPGAWFELDGVRVKVLRAARAEGSGAPGTVLDDRLTVACGSGAVRLIDLQRAGKAPMAAEVFLRGTPVAAGAGFG
- a CDS encoding multidrug effflux MFS transporter; protein product: MPIRPDTVASTVLLALLTSLAALSTDMYLPSLPSIAGELAAAASDVQLTLSAFLVGFALGQVVYGPLSDRYGRKPVLLAGLAIYVAASAACAMATSVEMLIAARFVQAIGACGPMVIGRAIVRDLYSGARAGQELARMGSIMGLVPAVAPVLGGILEMTFGWRSSFLVMLTYGVAASAAVLLALPETLTRRAPEVPSPLAIARVFGVILRDGGFRGYLGIVVTVYAGLFAWISGSSFVLQGLYGFSQIAFGAAFSVGVLGYVAGTVIATRLNPAIGIDRTVGLGTAASALGGVAMLAVVLTPIEAPMLIVAAMVIYMLGFGLSFPSAIAGALIPFPDRAGAASSLVGFAQMTFGAVVGVWIGHSLGATALPMAATIAGSGLAAAATWRLTRADRIHERG
- the lepA gene encoding translation elongation factor 4; translation: MTAPPIDHIRNFTIVAHIDHGKSTLSDRLIQLTGTLAERDMVEQVLDSMDIERERGITIKAQTVRLAYRAKNGKDYILNLIDTPGHVDFAYEVSRSLAACEGSLLVVDASQGVEAQTLANVYHAIDAGHDIVPVLNKVDLPAAEPDKVKAQIEDVIGLDASEAVMISAKTGLGVPDVLEAIVNRLPPPKGDRAEPLKALLVDSWYDAYLGVVVLVRVVDGELRRGQKIRMIGTGASYEVDKVGVFAPKMKDTDVLGPGEIGFLTGSIKEVADTRVGDTITDEKRQTAFALPGFKPAQPVVFCGLFPVDAADFEALRAAMGRLRLNDASFTYEMETSAALGFGFRCGFLGLLHLEIIQERLEREFNLDLIATAPSVVYKISLTNGDVIELHNPADMPDPVKVSDIAEPWIEATILTPDDYLGSVLKLCQDRRGEQLDLSYVGARAMVRYALPLNEVVFDFYDRLKSVSRGYASFDYHITGYRTGDLVKMQILVNAEPVDALAMLVHRARAEGRGRAMCEKLKELIPPHMFQVPIQAAIGGKIVARETVRAFRKDVTAKCYGGDISRKRKLLDKQKEGKKRMRQFGKVEIPQEAFIAALKVDG
- a CDS encoding alpha/beta hydrolase, producing MDGDDLQFLAVGTGAAKREIAVRAAAGRGPMVLWCGGFRSDMGGTKAVHLAAWAASAGRAYVRFDYSGHGESEGRFEDGTIGRWAEEAQAVLDAFCPGETVVVGSSMGGWVALLLARALLAEPGRLKGMVLVAPAPDFTEDLMWPKLPPEGRRAVMEAGAWLAPSQYGEEPYPITRGLIEDGRTHLLLGEVVRTGCPVRILQGMADPDVPWQHTMTLVERLAQDDAALTLIKDGDHRLSRPEDLTLLVRAVEDVSA